A genomic window from Sebastes fasciatus isolate fSebFas1 chromosome 7, fSebFas1.pri, whole genome shotgun sequence includes:
- the spred3 gene encoding sprouty-related, EVH1 domain-containing protein 3 isoform X4, translated as MLPAENGCCNLKPILIHRNDIKVERERERARGREREREEERDVRVRAVVMTRDDSSGGWVPLGGGGLSHVVICKGRSHDGRGRREYIVRGERLRDRAPVLECTVQRGLVYNKVNPIFHHWRVEDRKFGLTFQSPADAISFEKGLQAVIDKLDRGSDSPSSSTPEEADTEDDGQASHTGSESSSNSRKEMLPKPITIVTSESSSTCFVRSEEFSFGSTTQTPAQIHTRPGQIQLTQMTAVLNPPTPPPPPPAPPSPPAGQAASSPLSPLSPTISLLEEGDLRSVDPCKDLWGSRGYEDYRRAGATRTMVGGLTGGVVVSAGGSLQDKSELCVVRFEKDLAGVGTAGCDVTVSLDSKASQRLSSSSPTCMSIPNAVSGVSSAAGSPQETCKGSPSPCCIHTSLATPRSRTRKRGGGASSGGGGGDPGVISPDDDSPCPQGSTSCPSRCVYCRSVFSTSENGRGRCRDAPDPALHCLRQWTCVWCAESLLYHCMSDSEGEFWEPCSCEDSLGGHPHPLCCARWLALLALSLFVPCMCCYLPLRACLRCGERCGCCGGKHKAVR; from the exons atgcTGCCAGCGGAAAATGGCTGCTGCAACCTCAAGCCTATCCTGATACACCGAAACGACAtcaaggtggagagagagagagagagagcgagaggaagagagagagagagagaggaagagagaga TGTGCGTGTTCGTGCAGTGGTGATGACACGTGATGACTCCAGTGGCGGTTGGGTGCCCCTTGGAGGTGGCGGCCTCAGTCACGTGGTCATATGTAAAGGGCGGAGTCATGACGGCAGGGGGCGGAGAGAATACATCGTACGCGGAGAGCGGCTGCGAGACCGAgca CCGGTGTTGGAGTGCACAGTGCAAAGGGGGTTAGTGTACAATAAGGTGAACCCCATCTTCCATCACTGGCGAGTAGAAGATCGAAAGTTTGGCCTTACGTTCCAGAGTCCTGCCGATGCCATCTCCTTTGAGAAAGGGCTGCAAGCTGTCATAGACAAGCTCGACAGAG GCTCTGACTCGCCTTCGTCCTCCACGCCAGAAGAGGCCGACACCGAGGATGATGGACAAGCT TCTCATACAGGAAGTGAGTCGTCATCAAACAGCAGAAAGGAGATGCTTCCCAAACCCATCACCATAGTGACAAGCGAGTCGTCGTCTACCTGCTTCGTACGGTCGGAAGAGTTTAGTTTTGGATCCACCACTCAGACACCTGCTCAG ATCCACACCAGGCCGGGACAGATTCAGCTCACACAAATGACGGCTGTGTTGAATCCGCCGACGCCCCCgccccctcctcctgctccaccTAGTCCTCCTGCGGGTCAGGCGGCTTCATCTCCTCTGTCCCCCCTCTCACCCACCATTTCTCTGCTGGAGGAGGGAGACCTACGCAGTGTGGACCCTTGCAAGGACCTGTGGGGTTCTCGAGGTTATGAGGACTACCGACGGGCGGGGGCCACTAGGACTATGGTTGGGGGGCTGACCGGGGGTGTGGTTGTCAGTGCGGGAGGGAGTCTGCAGGACAAGTCAGAGCTGTGCGTGGTTCGCTTTGAGAAGGACTTGGCGGGAGTGGGGACGGCAGGCTGCGACGTGACAGTGAGCCTGGACAGTAAAGCCTCCCAGCGGCTGTCCTCGTCATCGCCCACCTGTATGTCCATCCCCAACGCTGTGTCGGGCGTGTCCTCAGCTGCCGGCTCACCCCAAGAGACGTGCAAAGGCTCGCCCTCTCCCTGCTGCATTCACACCTCATTGGCCACGCCCCGGTCGCGGACTcgtaagagaggaggaggggcaagcagtggtggcggcggcggcgaccCGGGGGTAATCTCCCCCGATGACGACAGCCCCTGTCCTCAGGGTTCAACGTCATGCCCATCACGCTGTGTGTACTGCCGCTCTGTTTTCAGCACTTCGGAGAACGGGCGGGGCCGCTGCAGAGACGCCCCGGACCCGGCCCTGCACTGCCTGCGCCAGTGGACCTGTGTGTGGTGCGCAGAGAGTCTGCTCTACCACTGCATGTCGGACTCTGAGGGAGAGTTCTGGGAGCCTTGCTCGTGTGAAGACTCGCTGGGGGGCCACCCGCACCCCCTTTGCTGTGCCCGCTGGTTGGCCCTCCTGGCCCTGTCGCTCTTCGTGCCCTGCATGTGCTGCTACCTGCCTTTGCGCGCCTGCCTGCGGTGTGGGGAGAGGTGTGGCTGCTGTGGGGGAAAGCACAAGGCGGTCCGATGA
- the spred3 gene encoding sprouty-related, EVH1 domain-containing protein 3 isoform X2 yields MEGDVRVRAVVMTRDDSSGGWVPLGGGGLSHVVICKGRSHDGRGRREYIVRGERLRDRAPVLECTVQRGLVYNKVNPIFHHWRVEDRKFGLTFQSPADAISFEKGLQAVIDKLDRGSDSPSSSTPEEADTEDDGQASHTGSESSSNSRKEMLPKPITIVTSESSSTCFVRSEEFSFGSTTQTPAQIHTRPGQIQLTQMTAVLNPPTPPPPPPAPPSPPAGQAASSPLSPLSPTISLLEEGDLRSVDPCKDLWGSRGYEDYRRAGATRTMVGGLTGGVVVSAGGSLQDKSELCVVRFEKDLAGVGTAGCDVTVSLDSKASQRLSSSSPTCMSIPNAVSGVSSAAGSPQETCKGSPSPCCIHTSLATPRSRTRKRGGGASSGGGGGDPGVISPDDDSPCPQGSTSCPSRCVYCRSVFSTSENGRGRCRDAPDPALHCLRQWTCVWCAESLLYHCMSDSEGEFWEPCSCEDSLGGHPHPLCCARWLALLALSLFVPCMCCYLPLRACLRCGERCGCCGGKHKAVR; encoded by the exons ATGGAGGGCGA TGTGCGTGTTCGTGCAGTGGTGATGACACGTGATGACTCCAGTGGCGGTTGGGTGCCCCTTGGAGGTGGCGGCCTCAGTCACGTGGTCATATGTAAAGGGCGGAGTCATGACGGCAGGGGGCGGAGAGAATACATCGTACGCGGAGAGCGGCTGCGAGACCGAgca CCGGTGTTGGAGTGCACAGTGCAAAGGGGGTTAGTGTACAATAAGGTGAACCCCATCTTCCATCACTGGCGAGTAGAAGATCGAAAGTTTGGCCTTACGTTCCAGAGTCCTGCCGATGCCATCTCCTTTGAGAAAGGGCTGCAAGCTGTCATAGACAAGCTCGACAGAG GCTCTGACTCGCCTTCGTCCTCCACGCCAGAAGAGGCCGACACCGAGGATGATGGACAAGCT TCTCATACAGGAAGTGAGTCGTCATCAAACAGCAGAAAGGAGATGCTTCCCAAACCCATCACCATAGTGACAAGCGAGTCGTCGTCTACCTGCTTCGTACGGTCGGAAGAGTTTAGTTTTGGATCCACCACTCAGACACCTGCTCAG ATCCACACCAGGCCGGGACAGATTCAGCTCACACAAATGACGGCTGTGTTGAATCCGCCGACGCCCCCgccccctcctcctgctccaccTAGTCCTCCTGCGGGTCAGGCGGCTTCATCTCCTCTGTCCCCCCTCTCACCCACCATTTCTCTGCTGGAGGAGGGAGACCTACGCAGTGTGGACCCTTGCAAGGACCTGTGGGGTTCTCGAGGTTATGAGGACTACCGACGGGCGGGGGCCACTAGGACTATGGTTGGGGGGCTGACCGGGGGTGTGGTTGTCAGTGCGGGAGGGAGTCTGCAGGACAAGTCAGAGCTGTGCGTGGTTCGCTTTGAGAAGGACTTGGCGGGAGTGGGGACGGCAGGCTGCGACGTGACAGTGAGCCTGGACAGTAAAGCCTCCCAGCGGCTGTCCTCGTCATCGCCCACCTGTATGTCCATCCCCAACGCTGTGTCGGGCGTGTCCTCAGCTGCCGGCTCACCCCAAGAGACGTGCAAAGGCTCGCCCTCTCCCTGCTGCATTCACACCTCATTGGCCACGCCCCGGTCGCGGACTcgtaagagaggaggaggggcaagcagtggtggcggcggcggcgaccCGGGGGTAATCTCCCCCGATGACGACAGCCCCTGTCCTCAGGGTTCAACGTCATGCCCATCACGCTGTGTGTACTGCCGCTCTGTTTTCAGCACTTCGGAGAACGGGCGGGGCCGCTGCAGAGACGCCCCGGACCCGGCCCTGCACTGCCTGCGCCAGTGGACCTGTGTGTGGTGCGCAGAGAGTCTGCTCTACCACTGCATGTCGGACTCTGAGGGAGAGTTCTGGGAGCCTTGCTCGTGTGAAGACTCGCTGGGGGGCCACCCGCACCCCCTTTGCTGTGCCCGCTGGTTGGCCCTCCTGGCCCTGTCGCTCTTCGTGCCCTGCATGTGCTGCTACCTGCCTTTGCGCGCCTGCCTGCGGTGTGGGGAGAGGTGTGGCTGCTGTGGGGGAAAGCACAAGGCGGTCCGATGA
- the spred3 gene encoding sprouty-related, EVH1 domain-containing protein 3 isoform X1, which translates to MSNCGAELFSPIGERAELLFFFARMPGPLMANGVRVRAVVMTRDDSSGGWVPLGGGGLSHVVICKGRSHDGRGRREYIVRGERLRDRAPVLECTVQRGLVYNKVNPIFHHWRVEDRKFGLTFQSPADAISFEKGLQAVIDKLDRGSDSPSSSTPEEADTEDDGQASHTGSESSSNSRKEMLPKPITIVTSESSSTCFVRSEEFSFGSTTQTPAQIHTRPGQIQLTQMTAVLNPPTPPPPPPAPPSPPAGQAASSPLSPLSPTISLLEEGDLRSVDPCKDLWGSRGYEDYRRAGATRTMVGGLTGGVVVSAGGSLQDKSELCVVRFEKDLAGVGTAGCDVTVSLDSKASQRLSSSSPTCMSIPNAVSGVSSAAGSPQETCKGSPSPCCIHTSLATPRSRTRKRGGGASSGGGGGDPGVISPDDDSPCPQGSTSCPSRCVYCRSVFSTSENGRGRCRDAPDPALHCLRQWTCVWCAESLLYHCMSDSEGEFWEPCSCEDSLGGHPHPLCCARWLALLALSLFVPCMCCYLPLRACLRCGERCGCCGGKHKAVR; encoded by the exons ATGTCGAACTGCGGTGCTGAATTATTCAGCCCGATTGGCGAGAGGGcagagctgctttttttttttgcaagaatGCCGGGGCCTCTGATGGCGAATGG TGTGCGTGTTCGTGCAGTGGTGATGACACGTGATGACTCCAGTGGCGGTTGGGTGCCCCTTGGAGGTGGCGGCCTCAGTCACGTGGTCATATGTAAAGGGCGGAGTCATGACGGCAGGGGGCGGAGAGAATACATCGTACGCGGAGAGCGGCTGCGAGACCGAgca CCGGTGTTGGAGTGCACAGTGCAAAGGGGGTTAGTGTACAATAAGGTGAACCCCATCTTCCATCACTGGCGAGTAGAAGATCGAAAGTTTGGCCTTACGTTCCAGAGTCCTGCCGATGCCATCTCCTTTGAGAAAGGGCTGCAAGCTGTCATAGACAAGCTCGACAGAG GCTCTGACTCGCCTTCGTCCTCCACGCCAGAAGAGGCCGACACCGAGGATGATGGACAAGCT TCTCATACAGGAAGTGAGTCGTCATCAAACAGCAGAAAGGAGATGCTTCCCAAACCCATCACCATAGTGACAAGCGAGTCGTCGTCTACCTGCTTCGTACGGTCGGAAGAGTTTAGTTTTGGATCCACCACTCAGACACCTGCTCAG ATCCACACCAGGCCGGGACAGATTCAGCTCACACAAATGACGGCTGTGTTGAATCCGCCGACGCCCCCgccccctcctcctgctccaccTAGTCCTCCTGCGGGTCAGGCGGCTTCATCTCCTCTGTCCCCCCTCTCACCCACCATTTCTCTGCTGGAGGAGGGAGACCTACGCAGTGTGGACCCTTGCAAGGACCTGTGGGGTTCTCGAGGTTATGAGGACTACCGACGGGCGGGGGCCACTAGGACTATGGTTGGGGGGCTGACCGGGGGTGTGGTTGTCAGTGCGGGAGGGAGTCTGCAGGACAAGTCAGAGCTGTGCGTGGTTCGCTTTGAGAAGGACTTGGCGGGAGTGGGGACGGCAGGCTGCGACGTGACAGTGAGCCTGGACAGTAAAGCCTCCCAGCGGCTGTCCTCGTCATCGCCCACCTGTATGTCCATCCCCAACGCTGTGTCGGGCGTGTCCTCAGCTGCCGGCTCACCCCAAGAGACGTGCAAAGGCTCGCCCTCTCCCTGCTGCATTCACACCTCATTGGCCACGCCCCGGTCGCGGACTcgtaagagaggaggaggggcaagcagtggtggcggcggcggcgaccCGGGGGTAATCTCCCCCGATGACGACAGCCCCTGTCCTCAGGGTTCAACGTCATGCCCATCACGCTGTGTGTACTGCCGCTCTGTTTTCAGCACTTCGGAGAACGGGCGGGGCCGCTGCAGAGACGCCCCGGACCCGGCCCTGCACTGCCTGCGCCAGTGGACCTGTGTGTGGTGCGCAGAGAGTCTGCTCTACCACTGCATGTCGGACTCTGAGGGAGAGTTCTGGGAGCCTTGCTCGTGTGAAGACTCGCTGGGGGGCCACCCGCACCCCCTTTGCTGTGCCCGCTGGTTGGCCCTCCTGGCCCTGTCGCTCTTCGTGCCCTGCATGTGCTGCTACCTGCCTTTGCGCGCCTGCCTGCGGTGTGGGGAGAGGTGTGGCTGCTGTGGGGGAAAGCACAAGGCGGTCCGATGA
- the spred3 gene encoding sprouty-related, EVH1 domain-containing protein 3 isoform X3 produces MTRDDSSGGWVPLGGGGLSHVVICKGRSHDGRGRREYIVRGERLRDRAPVLECTVQRGLVYNKVNPIFHHWRVEDRKFGLTFQSPADAISFEKGLQAVIDKLDRGSDSPSSSTPEEADTEDDGQASHTGSESSSNSRKEMLPKPITIVTSESSSTCFVRSEEFSFGSTTQTPAQIHTRPGQIQLTQMTAVLNPPTPPPPPPAPPSPPAGQAASSPLSPLSPTISLLEEGDLRSVDPCKDLWGSRGYEDYRRAGATRTMVGGLTGGVVVSAGGSLQDKSELCVVRFEKDLAGVGTAGCDVTVSLDSKASQRLSSSSPTCMSIPNAVSGVSSAAGSPQETCKGSPSPCCIHTSLATPRSRTRKRGGGASSGGGGGDPGVISPDDDSPCPQGSTSCPSRCVYCRSVFSTSENGRGRCRDAPDPALHCLRQWTCVWCAESLLYHCMSDSEGEFWEPCSCEDSLGGHPHPLCCARWLALLALSLFVPCMCCYLPLRACLRCGERCGCCGGKHKAVR; encoded by the exons ATGACACGTGATGACTCCAGTGGCGGTTGGGTGCCCCTTGGAGGTGGCGGCCTCAGTCACGTGGTCATATGTAAAGGGCGGAGTCATGACGGCAGGGGGCGGAGAGAATACATCGTACGCGGAGAGCGGCTGCGAGACCGAgca CCGGTGTTGGAGTGCACAGTGCAAAGGGGGTTAGTGTACAATAAGGTGAACCCCATCTTCCATCACTGGCGAGTAGAAGATCGAAAGTTTGGCCTTACGTTCCAGAGTCCTGCCGATGCCATCTCCTTTGAGAAAGGGCTGCAAGCTGTCATAGACAAGCTCGACAGAG GCTCTGACTCGCCTTCGTCCTCCACGCCAGAAGAGGCCGACACCGAGGATGATGGACAAGCT TCTCATACAGGAAGTGAGTCGTCATCAAACAGCAGAAAGGAGATGCTTCCCAAACCCATCACCATAGTGACAAGCGAGTCGTCGTCTACCTGCTTCGTACGGTCGGAAGAGTTTAGTTTTGGATCCACCACTCAGACACCTGCTCAG ATCCACACCAGGCCGGGACAGATTCAGCTCACACAAATGACGGCTGTGTTGAATCCGCCGACGCCCCCgccccctcctcctgctccaccTAGTCCTCCTGCGGGTCAGGCGGCTTCATCTCCTCTGTCCCCCCTCTCACCCACCATTTCTCTGCTGGAGGAGGGAGACCTACGCAGTGTGGACCCTTGCAAGGACCTGTGGGGTTCTCGAGGTTATGAGGACTACCGACGGGCGGGGGCCACTAGGACTATGGTTGGGGGGCTGACCGGGGGTGTGGTTGTCAGTGCGGGAGGGAGTCTGCAGGACAAGTCAGAGCTGTGCGTGGTTCGCTTTGAGAAGGACTTGGCGGGAGTGGGGACGGCAGGCTGCGACGTGACAGTGAGCCTGGACAGTAAAGCCTCCCAGCGGCTGTCCTCGTCATCGCCCACCTGTATGTCCATCCCCAACGCTGTGTCGGGCGTGTCCTCAGCTGCCGGCTCACCCCAAGAGACGTGCAAAGGCTCGCCCTCTCCCTGCTGCATTCACACCTCATTGGCCACGCCCCGGTCGCGGACTcgtaagagaggaggaggggcaagcagtggtggcggcggcggcgaccCGGGGGTAATCTCCCCCGATGACGACAGCCCCTGTCCTCAGGGTTCAACGTCATGCCCATCACGCTGTGTGTACTGCCGCTCTGTTTTCAGCACTTCGGAGAACGGGCGGGGCCGCTGCAGAGACGCCCCGGACCCGGCCCTGCACTGCCTGCGCCAGTGGACCTGTGTGTGGTGCGCAGAGAGTCTGCTCTACCACTGCATGTCGGACTCTGAGGGAGAGTTCTGGGAGCCTTGCTCGTGTGAAGACTCGCTGGGGGGCCACCCGCACCCCCTTTGCTGTGCCCGCTGGTTGGCCCTCCTGGCCCTGTCGCTCTTCGTGCCCTGCATGTGCTGCTACCTGCCTTTGCGCGCCTGCCTGCGGTGTGGGGAGAGGTGTGGCTGCTGTGGGGGAAAGCACAAGGCGGTCCGATGA